One genomic region from Cardiocondyla obscurior isolate alpha-2009 linkage group LG19, Cobs3.1, whole genome shotgun sequence encodes:
- the Eif3g1 gene encoding eukaryotic translation initiation factor 3 subunit G, translating to MTDKSLTEMPVAQNEVKSSWADEVEEEGGALPAPTEVYENGFKILTEYKYNQDNKKVKVVRVYKIEQRTVSKTIAVRKSWAKFGDSADDRPGPNPATTVGGEDVFMQFISSKEEENKVEEDSLDKLKSMGDKGVVKCRNCNGDHWTSKCPYKDTVLAGGKVPDDKKPLVNTGVPGAMAELKPQGGKYVPPGMRDGGNKRGDSMQMQRRDDTTAIRISNLSQSTTDADLDELVKPFGCVVKQFLAKEKLSNLCKGFAYVHFKHRNDAARAISTLDGYGYDHLILSVEWSKPQAPNN from the exons atgaCTGACAAATCTTTAACTG AGATGCCAGTTGCACAAAATGAAGTCAAATCTAGTTGGGCAGATGAGGTTGAAGAGGAAGGTGGAGCGTTGCCTGCACCTACAGAAGTCTATGAGAATGGCTTTAAAATTCTTACCGAATACAAGTATAATCAGGACAACAAGAAGGTTAAAGTTGTACgcgtttataaaatagaacAGCGCACAGTGTCGAAAACGATCGCGGTGCGCAAGAGCTGGGCAAAATTCGGCGATTCTGCTGACGACAGGCCAGGACCGAATCCAGCTACTACGGTCGGCGGTGAAGATGTCTTCATGCAGTTCATATCCAGCAAGGAGGAGGAAAATAAAGTGGAGGAAGATTCTctggataaattaaaaagcatgGGCGATAAAGGAGTCGTCAAATGTCGTAACTGTAACGGCGACCATTGGACATCCAAGTGTCCGTACAAAGATACCGTTCTCGCTGGTG GAAAAGTACCAGACGATAAGAAGCCTCTCGTTAATACGGGAGTACCTGGTGCAATGGCCGAGCTTAAGCCACAGGGTGGCAAGTACGTGCCGCCCGGTATGCGCGACGGTGGCAACAAACGCGGCGATTCGATGCAGATGCAGAGACGGGACGACACGACTGCCATACGTATCTCCAATCTCTCGCAAAGTACTACGGATGCGGACTTGGACGAGCTTGTGAAACCATTCGGTTGCGTGGTGAAGCAGTTTCTCGCAAAGGAAAAACTTTCCAATCTCTGTAAAGGTTTTGCGTATGTGCACTTCAAGCATAGGAATGATGCCGCGAGAGCGATTTCCACTCTGGATGGTTACGGTTACGATCATCTTATTCTGAGTGTCGAATGGTCGAAGCCACAAGCTCCGAATAACTAA
- the Surf6 gene encoding surfeit locus protein 6 homolog — MHLTMSKGFNKEKARKMLKEEDEFISRILSIMPLSTRELAEKNYLATEDKEPTKKAKTLTILGKKTKRAHTFQELHAKLDELKGVKKLDYKQKLLKKTLKNKIKKKTKKEERFRQKKHVRLENNTTNGSKIKTENEEIPKLPKPKPIFNSEGKMVFSKFDFSEIGVKKKLPKNQNDPKKMLQQLHQKKEKLKQLEDLGNKEEAENIKEKDAWKSVLARASGEKVKDDPELLKRTIKRNDQQKKHSTKKWNSRIENVQKSMQERQEKRRDNIMKKKKEKKQNKLKKAAKKGRVISGI, encoded by the exons ATGCATTTAACGATGTCGAAAGGTTTCAATAAAGAGAAAGCTCGTAAGATGCtaaaagaagaagatgaatttatttcgcgtataTTATCAATAATGCCTCTGTCGACACGCGAATTGG ccgaaaaaaattatctagcGACAGAGGATAAGGAGCCTACAAAAAAag ctaAGACTTTAACTATATTAGGGAAGAAAACTAAAAGAGCACACACCTTTCAAGAGCTACATGCAAAATTGGATGAATTAAAAGGGGTAAAGAAATTGGATTATAAACAGAAACTTCttaaaaaaactttgaagaataaaattaagaaaaagacaaagaagGAAGAACGTTTTCGGCAAAAAAAGCATGTTAGATTAGAGAATAATACAACTAATGGTAGTAAAATAAAGACTGAAAATGAGGAGATACCGAAATTGCCAAAACCAAAAccaatttttaattcagaaGGGAAAATGGTATTCagtaaatttgatttttctgAGATTggggtaaagaaaaaattacctAAGAATCAGAATGACCCTAAAAAGATGTTACAACAATTGCAtcaaaaaaaggaaaagttaAAGCAATTAGAAGATTTAGGTAATAAAGAAGAagctgaaaatattaaagaaaaagatgcaTGGAAATCTGTATTGGCAAGAGCATCTGGTGAAAAA GTTAAAGATGATCCAGAGTTACTGAAACGTactataaaaagaaatgatcAGCAAAAAAAGCACAGCACTAAAAAATGGAATTCTAGGATAGAAAACGTACAAAAATCTATGCAAGAAAGGCAAGAAAAACGACGAGATAatattatgaaaaagaaaaaggaaaagaaacagaataaattgaaaaaggcAGCAAAGAAAGGACGAGTAATATCTGGAATTTAG